The Bos indicus x Bos taurus breed Angus x Brahman F1 hybrid chromosome 21, Bos_hybrid_MaternalHap_v2.0, whole genome shotgun sequence genomic interval gaacacccaggactgatctcctttagaatggactggttggatctcattgcagtccaagggactctcaagagtcttctccaacaccacagttcaaaagcatcaattctttagcactcagctttcttcacagtccaactctcacatccatacatgactactggaaaaaccatagccttgactaaacggacctttgttggcaaagtaatatctctgcttttgaatatgctacctaggttggtcataactttccttccaaggagtaagagtcttttaatttcatggctgcaatcaccatctgcagtgattttggagtcccaaaaaataaagtctgccactgtttccactgtttccccatctatttcccatgaagtgatgggaccagatgccatgatcttagttttctgaatattgagctttaagccaactttttcactctcctctttcactttcatcaagaggctttttagttcctcttcacttactgccataaggatggtgtcatctgcatatctgaggttattgatatttctccctgcaatcttgattccaacccgtgcttcttccagcccagcgtttctcatgatgtactctgcatgtaagttaaataagcagggtgacaatatacagccttgacgtactccttttcctgtttggaaccagtctgttgttccatgtccagttctaactgttgcttcctgacctgcatataggtttctcaagaggcaggtcaggtggtcttgtattcccatttctttcaaaattttccacagtttattgtgatccacacagtcaaaggctttggcatagtcaataaagcagaaatagatgtttttctggaactagaAACTCCAGAgaagagctaaagcagaggatatcgGGGAGGGGCCTGTCCTGGGAAGATCTCATGGGTTCCTGCTCAGTTACACCTCCTCTCATTTATAAAAAGGGGGAGAAAAGGTAGTGGACTCTGGAGTCTGGAGGAACTAGGATGGATCCTGGTTCTGCTAtttagtagctgtgtgacctagggTGAGtgactcaacctctctgtgcctcagtttcaccCTCTGTAAAGTAGGGGAATGTAACCATTCATAGGGTTCTCATGAGATGTTGATACAAACCCCAAGCACCAGGCCTGTCATAGATCAAGCAGCCACCAAATGTCTGTAACTGTGATTATTCTCTGCACCACAGGCCCACCTAGGAGAGCAGTCATCCTCTGCTGCAGGGCCCAGCCTGTGAAGAAAGGTTGTGCATAGTATGTGGGGAGAAGGGTCCAAACTAGAGCAGTGACTGTGAATAGGAATCAGTTTCTGAGTTGTTTTTTAATCCCTGCCTGGGTCCCGTTTCAGGTTCACTGAACCAGAATCACTGGGGTTGGGCAATGGGGTTAGGGCAGAAACCTATTAGTATTTTGACTTctagaattatttcttttatttatttggctgcattggatatttttttaacttgtggAATCTTTCATTGCAGTACATAgactctccagctgcagtggacacagttgctccatggcatgtgatatcttagttccctgaccagggattgaacccatgtcccctgcactgcaaggcagattcttaaccactaccaCCATGGAAGTTCCGTTCTAGAGGtgattctgaatgttgagacATTGGAGTCACCTGAGGGGTTTTTCAGCACCCAGGACCTGAGCACCATGTTCTCACAGTGGACCAagagcagcatcacctgggggcTCTTGGGCCCCATCCCAGAAttcctgattcagcaggtctCAGGTAgaacccaggaatctgcattccCAACAAGTTCCCCCTATCGGCTACAAATTGGcgcttgccatctacctctacaaggattaaatcatgtgctactgcagctgctgaccttcaacaccccctaaaaggagttcagggtggagagcagaaatgaggccctCTGTGCTTGGGGtcctggcaggacaggtctttagacagatattttcaggagccgattttatgagcccagttcTTGTACCTCCTCATATCTACAAAAACActaaatccttcatggtgaccaCTGTTCCTCATGACTAGCAAAACCTTCATGAGACTAGTTGgaaccttctggaaaaatatgtgcttgactgCACATATTCCCCTTTCATGAAAATCATATATAaattgcctctttggagcagtctctcagagctacctgagatgctatctcccaggctacagtcctcattttgccccaaataaaacttaaagcaCAActctcatgttctttttttttttttttaattcgacGCCCTCTACCCCATGTTGATATTCTGTTGCTGGCCCGGGAACcatgtttgagaagcactgccagAGCATTAGGTGATTATGCTGTGTCATCATGGATAAACCACTGGCCTAGGAGATGAGCACACCACTGTGGGGACTTTTGTCACCATTCAGCCTCTCCCTCATCTCTCCCTTGGCTGCTGTTCATGCAGAGAGGGCACAACCCTGCAAGGAGTGTCCTAAACAGCCCACTACATGGATAAGGGTCTCCAGGTGAGGTTAAGAACCCAAGGGATTCATTCCAGGCCCATCCGACTCTAAACAGacttctgtttccttccttccttttgctcTTTCCTCCTGTTTGGTGTGCCCACATCCAATTTTGCCTGTTGCAAGTAAGATGCTGGCCTCACCTACCACTTTCTTTAACTAAAGCAGTCTGGCATTGACCTCAGAGAGACAGCTATGAATGGTCCTGACAAGAGATCTTAGcttcctgcccaggaattgaacctgggtagcctggatAAAAACCAAGACTCCTTGCCACCAGGGGCTGGAGGCTAGAAGAAAAGTGGCCCTGCTTTTTCCCCCATTTGAAAGCAAGAACGTTTCAAGACGGCAAAAACCGTAAAAACAGGTACacagtttattattagagacacagtATTACATGTGGgaaaacacacagagaaacagttttTTTATTTAAGTCAGAAGGAGGCCAGAAATAGACACTTGGAGAGGAGTGCAATAGGAGGTGATTTATGTTGCTTATATAGGATAATCCTTCAAGGTCTTTGTTTACATTTGACCAAGATGTGTACGCAACTTTTTGCTAAGATGAATCCCAATGCAGAAGCCTGTGGGTGCATGTCCACACTTATTATGGGGTgctgccattttcctttttgaacTACAAGGAGCCTTCCACACATGTGCAGATGgggaagtcttccttgacctcGGGAGTGGAAACCTTATCTCTGCTTTAACAGAGCTCAGCTtctgccactagctttgtctttGGAATGTCTGGTTGAGaacagagcttcagttttagccCATTTGACAAACACCAGCTGTCCATTCCAGGGGCCAGCTGTCCATTCCAGGGGCCCAAATATCCCCTACTTCAGTAATAATCAATTTATGCcctgtccttgggctatgtcctTCTCTAAAATGTtatgccctgcccacctccctccttccccatctaCCCATCCCACACTCccaagaaaaatttgaaaagaaactttCCCTTTAAGAATAGGGTCACCCAGTAATTTTTGCCACCCAGActagaaaagcaaagcaaaaaatacCCATCCTATCATCACCTTCAAGGCTGGCAGTGGCCATTACTTCTTCCTGAAGAGGCCTGGGAACACTAAGGCCGGAGGGCCACAGGGATGCCCTTCGCAAACATGCAGGCAGGTTTCTCCAAGACCATATTTTTTTGATCGTTTCTTTTGTAAccgagcaggaccctatgggggcttcttggaccagaaagaaagtgttagtcactcagttgtgtccaactcttgtgactccatggattgtagcccacaggtttctctgggattctccaagcaagaatactggagatccCTCCCTCAAaccctctgctttagctcctttTGAAGTACCTAGAAGACACTATCTGATGCACATTTTcagagttgttttacagatgtgaaaaaccCTGAGTGAATGTGAGACCTTAaccacttcaattttttttagtatatgtgctgccgaagcgagcacccTTAACCACTTCaaaagctggactataaagaaagctgagcactgaagaattgatgcttttgaactggggtgttggagaagactcttgagagtcccttggactgcaaggagatctaaccagtacattctaaaggaaatcagtcctgaatattcattggagggactgatgctgaagctgaaacgccaatactttggcacctgatgtgaagaactgactcatttgaaaggaccctgatgctgggaaagattgaaggcaggaggagaaggggacgacagaggatgagatggttggatggcatcaccgactcaatggacatgagtttgagtaatctcttggagttggtgatggacagggaagcctggcgtgctacagtccatggggttgcaaagtcagacacggctgagaaATTAAATTGAACTAAACAGAACCACTTCAAGACCTTGAGCACATagcccccaggcctcctggaggtAAGGACTCATAATCAGAGCATTGCATAGTAGCTGCTCGCTATCCTGAGACCCTCCTCCCTTACCTGGCCTTTAAATATCCTGATACTCTTAGGGGAGTTAGGGCTTTTGGACATGAGCCACCTTTTTCCTCCCATGATCTTGCAGTAAACCTTTTTTTCTACTCCAAACTCAGACATTCCGGTATTGCTTGGCCTTACAGTGCACAAAGCACAAGAGCTTGCTTTCTATTACACTTGTTTGATACCCAGAGAGCAGCTGGGATGGAAGGCATCCACCCCTGGCTTCCTCTAAGATACCCTCTAGGCAGCAGGTATTTAGTGAGCTTGCAAAAGTTCTGGAGCCAGTCTCAGGTGGGCTGAGCAATCCAGGTGGGGTCTCAAAATCCAGGGTCCCTGCTCTAAGCCTTCTGCCCACTGGAAATTATTGACCCCCtgagttttattttgctttttttcagttAGAAGGGAAGAGCACTGTACACTGCCCACCACTGGGAGAAAGCAGACACAATCACTAGGtacccaccaccaccccaaaccaccctccacacacacaccaactaAGGCACCGCCAAGGGGACAGATGTGCTTTGGCAACAAGGCCCCCCTAGAGGCCCAGGCTGTCAACAGCTGCACAGATGGCTTTGTGCCGTGGAGTCAGCACcttaggaggtgggagggggcggtgggcagagaaggaaggagtctCAGGTCCTGATGgatcagaagaaggaaaatggggagaGGTTGTCAGGACACCAGAGATGAGAAACCAAGGATGACCAGAAAaggggcagaaagcaaaaaatgtaggaaaaatgagaaagaggcaAAACGGTGTGGGCAACCACACAGAACAGGAAGGACACAGagcagaaggagggaaggaaacgGAAAGGAGAGTGAAATGAGTGGAGAAGGATGTgatgagggagagagggagccaGGGAGACATTAGACGACATAATATCTCCATAAGTATAGGGAATCTGGAGCCCGTGGGTGGAGCCTGTCACTGACCAGGCAGCTCGCGATCACCAGGTCGGCCACATAAAGCAGCAAGTTGATGGCTGTCAGGACGGCCACAGCCAGTCGCTGGTCCCAGTTGCACACGTAAGTAGTGAACTCATCTCTGCAGGTCGTATCACTGGATCGCTGGGACTGGCCGCCCAGCTCCTCATTGAACTGATAGAGCGGCCAGAGGACCAGAGCGCTGATGTAGAGGAGGATGCAAAACAGGGTCAGCCCAAGCTGGGAAACAGGGAAGCGGATGGGCAGCCAATTGTCACAGTAGAGCAAGCCCAGCAGGATGGCCAGGGTCCCCAGGATGAAACAGGTGGAGTACACAGCCACGCACCACACCAGGGCTGGCTGGTGCTGGTACAGGGAGGTGTTGCTGATGAAGGCGAAGATGATGCAAGCCACAAAGTTCTCCAGCAGCTTGAGCAGGCCATGCAGCGTATGCACATAGGTGATGATCCTTCTGGGCCGGTGACCCACCCAGGTCCCGACAAATTCGGTCCCGTAAGCCACAGCAGCGATGCAAGAGAATGCTGTGGCAGTGATGGCGTGGTTCCGGGTGGGGCCCTGAGGCAAGAACGGGACATAAGTAGTGGCAGAGATGATGGAGGTTGAGAAGCAGAAGAGAGCGGCATAGCAGGCGTAGTTGATGGGGAAGTTGTACCAGTGGGAGGAAAAGTGGGACCGGAGGTTACTGTATTCCACAATGATGATGAGGAGGGTCACAACGTAGCAGAAGCACCAGAAGAACATGAACCAGTTATCTACGCCCACCCGCTGAGTGCCCACGCTGGCCACCAGCGAGGAGGCCACACCGGTGGAGAGCAGCTGCAGCAGGCGGACGGAGCAGCCCATGACAGTCCAGGAGCAAAGGCCTGGGGATGACGAAGTGGTGGACATGGTGGTTCATTTGGTCAAATTGGTCACTGTCCCGGGTAAGGCCTGGCCTTCGCTGAGGACCCACGAGAGAAAGATCCAGCTCCGGAGGTGGATTAAGTCAGATACCAGGGAAAGGCTCAGGGTCCTGTGATGGATGAGGCTCAGGGTCCTGTGATGGATGAGGCTCAGGATCCGTAGAGTTAGAACCAGTGGCCCAGACACCTGGGTAACAGTACAGCTGCTCCAGAATGATTCTCCTCACCCATCACCCTTGGCCTTGTCGGGAGACCTGTCTTATCCCAAACCTCACAGCTGGGTTGGGTCTGGCACCAAACCGTGAACGTTTTTCACCTCTTTGTGCTGCGTGCCATTATCTACGGAGACACATGGTCCTTATCTGCAAGACCAACCCTTCAAGGCTctggaaaatgtagaaaattttttaaaaagtcatttgaaaCAAATTTGATCTGAACAGACATGAGACAATTTATGgcctttatttatttcacttagtgtgaatGTTCAAGTTTGGTTGAAGAAACACTACTGTGTTTGGTTGCAGGATGCTTTCAGACCCCAGTGGGGTGTGAGGTCATATAGAGTAGATGAAACATGCCACCTGCCTAAAggtgaaaaattctgaattttggaGTATATCTGACCCCAACAATTTCATAAAAGGCATTATGGATTGTACTgctaactccattttacagataagaaagctaatgcttgagggaaaaaaatctctacCCTAAGGTCCCATGCCTAGGAAGTGAGAACTTCAGATGAAAATGCCAAAGCTGTGAGTTTGAGCCTTTTGTTCCACTGCGCACATGTCAGCAGGGCCCGCGGGTGGGAGCCCAGGACCAAAGCTCAGGGCTCTGGGACCCAGGACACACCTTCAGGGCCACGGCCTCCTTCCACAGCATCTGAAGACACACGTGTCCTGGCCTCTCCTCCCTGCAGCATCACTAGAAGGAGCTGCCATCTGAGGGGACACAGCCCCACCCGGAGGAGGGCAGCTCCagggctgaacagggaggagcAATGGGGTGAGAGCAAGGCCGTGGGGACGAGATGACATGGGAAGTAGGAACTGTTGTGAATCCTTCCCACCCTGGGGAATTTTGCCTTAACATGTGACTCTTCCCCACATGGAAAGGGAGACCCCAATCCAGCATGACGCCCAGGTGAGTGTCCTGGAGGAACcaagaaacaaatattaaaatgccAGCTTTATAAGCTCCAAAGCTTCCATCCACGTGAGAATCTAACCCCTTTTAAGAGCAGGAGCTGAAAGAGGAGCTACCTGCTAGACCCCTGGGAGGCCCACCCGGGaccgggtgggggcggggggcagagtGGAGATATTGGGGgcagctggggttggggggagggattGCAGGGTCCCAGTGGCCCTGAGGCAGCCCAGTAGGTGTCTTCTGACCCAGAAGGGATGCAGGCATGGAGCCAACCTTCCCCGTGGAGGAGGGGCCTGGACTGGAACTGAGAGAGGAAAACAGGGGCCTAAAGGTGTTTCAGGGCTGTGACAGGGACACATGGCCAGAAAGGCAGGAACCCTGGAGACCATGGAATTGCCCAGGTCACCTGCCCAAGACAGTCCCACCAGCCAGGGCTGCAGTCCTGACACACAGGGGCTCCTCCAGGGTCCAGTGTGGGGGAGTGaggcccctcccagcccaccccctcCACAGGGACAGCTGCCCTGCTTCCAAGGGACTATTTGCTGAGAGGCCCCcagggcagaagggccagcagccTGAGCCCCAGCCAGCTTCCTGCCATCAGGGGCCTTGTCACCTTTGCTGATAATAAACCCTGGGACAAGCTGAGGCtggaaagagaaacacagagcAAACCCAGAGAACCTCTCTGGGCTCACAAAGCTCCTTCAGCCCCAATTGCCAGTGGAGCCCTGGAGCCTGCGGGCCTCCCAGTGGGCACTGCCAGGGTTGGGAAAGGGCACTGGGGTGAGGGAGTCTGGAGGTGTCATGCTGTCTGTTCCCCAACTGTCCCCCGACCAACCTCTCCAAAGTCACCCTTGATTCCACCTAAGGTTAAATGACAGCTTTGGATCCATTTGATGGCACAGAGGGCTTGGGGAAGGAGAGGCATGGGGGTtccagctgtgtggccctgggtaAGGCCTgtgccctctctgggccccagttcCCCCACCTGGAAATCAGCAGGTTTGCCTGAGTCTCCCAGTAGCACCTCCTCCACTCTAATCCATGAGCCTGTTCATGGTGCCCCTGTCAGAGCACAGCCTGGATGTGGCTGAGCCCTGCCTGCCCAGCAGCCTGGCATGTGGACTGGAAGACAGTGAGCTGGGAAGGTCAAGgccagaaaaggaaggaaggaagaggtgcCAGAGAAAGGCAGagtaggaagaaggaaaaatggatACTCAGAGTTACAAAGAGGCTCTGGAGCTTTGGCAGACACTTATAGCTAAATGATCCTGAAGTTTCCCCACCTGTGCAATGGGCTTAATACCTACTTTGtgttaaataatgaataaaaacatgTAAAGGGCTAATCAGAGGGCCTGACGCATGGCACACTCAATCCAAGCCAGTTCCCGCCTTCAGCTTGAAGCCACTTAACTCCATCTGCGCCTCCACCTTCACGCACTCATCCTCTCTCAACTCTGTGTGTGCAAACCTCTCTGTCCTTCCTCTTATGAAGACACCAGTCACTGGACTTTGGTTTCACACTCCACCCAGGATGTTTTCCATCCCAGAGGCCTTAACTAAATATGTCTCcaaagaccctatttctaaaTGAATGTGTTTTCTGAGTAGAAATGACATTTTCGGAGGACAATCTTCAATCCGTTGTGGTCCTCACTCAGATCTTCCTGTCCTTTTTTCACTGTGTCTTTTCCTGATGTgtctatcatactaagtgaatttgttttcttttgcagatTGTTCTGTGTTCACTGGAGTTCTTGGGACTCACAGTGGGTTGATCCCTTGTGTACTTTGTCATTACACTGTGACACCCCTTCTAC includes:
- the LOC113880017 gene encoding myeloid-associated differentiation marker-like produces the protein MSTTSSSPGLCSWTVMGCSVRLLQLLSTGVASSLVASVGTQRVGVDNWFMFFWCFCYVVTLLIIIVEYSNLRSHFSSHWYNFPINYACYAALFCFSTSIISATTYVPFLPQGPTRNHAITATAFSCIAAVAYGTEFVGTWVGHRPRRIITYVHTLHGLLKLLENFVACIIFAFISNTSLYQHQPALVWCVAVYSTCFILGTLAILLGLLYCDNWLPIRFPVSQLGLTLFCILLYISALVLWPLYQFNEELGGQSQRSSDTTCRDEFTTYVCNWDQRLAVAVLTAINLLLYVADLVIASCLVSDRLHPRAPDSLYLWRYYVV